One Rhipicephalus microplus isolate Deutch F79 unplaced genomic scaffold, USDA_Rmic scaffold_12, whole genome shotgun sequence DNA segment encodes these proteins:
- the LOC119175968 gene encoding uncharacterized protein LOC119175968 isoform X1 has protein sequence MCHGCRCAEVVFGCALNNNLRSIHTCTNKSSNAVIMYQLPKRKKRGPYKRYINHGSDFVLPRSTERGCQQREVPMDTSSSDDEAAGQASVSTDINGILRTDTLSSEDEQETSSDACSTAASRVTSAPVSPTTPELQATNDRPQHANPMVSHDTLLNDEELSMSDEDGSEQHDPGELPSEDDMQQMPNSPTGPSHGGKSQFGELFTDVITERVVLSRGDILLMVLKHAVKNNLSFTGLTSMLDLINRIFEHPILPDSRYQLSKLLSKTGTTMTYYCFCPKCFTHIENAETNASFQCIQCGHRTSVSSLSDMPFFVTLDVESQLQRLLKDCALLDLTKPLHHDGSLGDLCDGEMYHKFAASTQQCGPRITFTLNADGTPLFKSSGTSIWPIQLIVNEIPAEQRMSKLVLAALWFWKEKPNMELFQNTFVKEMSHLSENGFVLERKGQLQTYKAYCICCAVDSVARAPMQGVTQFNGYFGCNWCLQKGERAGGSTKYPVQPLNPTERTESQMVEDMMTAVREGVTVNGVKTASPLIGLPYFNIVSGFVPDYMHCILLGVARQFLDLWFESSGYAYSLSRKQNMVDERLLAIRPPRDVKRLPRATKERRWWKAKELENWILYYSIPVLHGILERRYLEHWACLVEALHIMLQRSIETAEVNRAEKLLLEFHVRSEMLFGKAFMTYNMHQLTHIVKSIHDWGPLWAHSAFPFESGNGSLKEAIKAANGIPHQLCRVLQIENTVMELQDLTASPSVVLYCNSFDAKVTHKSKSSSDGTRFFGSGSCIPPACSSPEQEILPPSVKYRRMMVNGSILTDCLYASKKKTNTSVVQLLDGSFAIIEKIISSGDNTCICVWKLRCRPVKYDLVTVNHVHKVLFKQSPTVIIQPLEIRSVSVLINVENVSYVCAPPSTLSL, from the exons ATGTGCCATGGTTGCCGTTGTGCTGAAGTGGTGTTCGGTTGTGCGCTCAACAACAATCTGAGGAGCATCCACACGTGCACCAACAAATCGTCTAATGCGGTCATAATGTATCAACTTccaaagagaaagaagagaggcCCATATAAACGATATATCAACCATGGATCGGACTTTGTGCTACCGAGAAGTACTGAGAGGGGTTGCCAACAGCGT GAGGTGCCTATGGACACATCCTCGTCTGATGATGAAGCAGCAGGACAAGCTTCAGTCTCGACAGATATAAATGGCATACTTCGAACTGATACGTTGAGTAGTGAGGATGAACAG GAAACTTCAAGCGATGCTTGTAGCACAGCAGCCTCCAGGGTGACATCTGCTCCGGTCAGTCCCACTACTCCAGAACTGCAAGCAACCAATGATAGGCCACAGCATGCCAACCCGATGGTTTCCCATGACACATTGCTAAATGATGAAGAG CTGTCCATGTCTGATGAGGATGGTTCAGAGCAACATGATCCTGGAGAGCTGCCTTCAGAAGATGACATG CAGCAAATGCCTAACAGTCCCACGGGGCCGAGTCATGGTGGCAAGTCGCAGTTTGGAGAGTTATTTACTGATGTTATCACTGAAAGAGTGGTTTTGTCCAGAGGTGACATTCTCCTCATGGTGCTGAAGCACGCTGTGAAAAATAATTTGTCATTCACTGGGCTGACCAGCATGTTGGACCTTATTAACAGAATTTTCGAACATCCAATATTGCCTGATTCACGGTACCAGCTCTCCAAACTTTTGAGCAAAACTGGCACAACCATGACATATTATTGTTTTTGCCCCAAATGCTTCACACATATAGAAAATGCTGAAACAAATGCCTCTTTTCAGTGCATACAGTGTGGGCACAGAACGAGTGTTTCCAGTCTATCTGATATGCCTTTTTTTGTGACTCTTGATGTGGAATCACAGTTGCAAAGATTGTTGAAAGACTGTGCACTCCTTGACCTAACAAAGCCACTTCACCATGATGGCTCACTGGGTGATCTATGTGATGGTGAAATGTACCACAAATTCGCAGCTTCAACACAGCAGTGTGGGCCCAGAATCACCTTCACCCTAAATGCCGATGGCACACCGCTGTTCAAATCAAGTGGCACGTCCATTTGGCCTATTCAGTTAATTGTTAATGAGATCCCAGCTGAACAGAGAATGTCAAAACTCGTCCTTGCGGCATTGTGGTTTTGGAAGGAGAAACCAAATATGGAGCTTTTTCAGAACACATTTGTAAAGGAAATGAGCCACCTCAGTGAAAATGGCTTTGTGTTGGAGCGGAAGGGTCAACTGCAGACATACAAAGCTTATTGCATTTGTTGTGCAGTTGACTCTGTTGCCAGGGCACCTATGCAAGGTGTCACACAATTTAATGGTTATTTCGGATGTAACTGGTGTCTGCAGAAAGGTGAACGAGCTGGTGGTTCTACTAAGTACCCTGTTCAACCATTGAACCCCACTGAGCGCACTGAAAGCCAGATGGTCGAAGATATGATGACTGCAGTTAGGGAAGGTGTGACTGTTAATGGTGTTAAAACAGCATCTCCGTTGATCGGCCTGCCCTATTTTAATATCGTATCAGGCTTTGTCCCTGACTACATGCACTGTATTTTACTCGGTGTAGCACGGCAGTTTTTAGACTTGTGGTTTGAGTCATCAGGTTATGCCTACTCCCTCAGTCGCAAGCAAAACATGGTCGATGAGAGGCTTTTGGCTATCAGGCCACCGAGAGACGTGAAAAGATTGCCGCGAGCAACAAAAGAGCGGAGATGGTGGAAAGCTAAAGAGCTGGAGAATTGGATACTATATTACAGCATCCCAGTGCTCCATGGTATTCTGGAGAGAAGATACCTTGAGCATTGGGCATGCTTGGTGGAAGCTTTACATATTATGCTGCAGCGCAGTATCGAAACTGCTGAAGTTAACAGAGCAGAGAAACTCTTGTTAGAGTTTCATGTGCGCTCAGAAATGCTTTTTGGAAAAGCTTTCATGACATATAACATGCACCAGCTGACACATATTGTCAAGAGTATCCACGACTGGGGACCCCTGTGGGCACATTCCGCATTTCCATTTGAATCGGGAAATGGGAGCCTCAAAGAGGCCATCAAAGCTGCAAATGGAATTCCACACCAGCTGTGTAGAGTTCTGCAGATTGAAAACACTGTAATGGAGCTGCAGGATCTGACTGCCAGCCCTAGCGTGGTGCTGTATTGCAATTCTTTTGATGCCAAGGTCACTCACAAAAGCAAAAGCAGCAGTGATGGCACCCGTTTTTTTGGAAGTGGTTCTTGTATTCCACCAGCCTGTTCATCACCTGAGCAAGAAATTCTGCCACCCTCTGTAAAGTACAGAAGAATGATGGTAAACGGTTCAATCCTGACAGACTGCTTGTACGCGTCAAAGAAAAAGACTAATACTTCAGTTGTTCAACTCTTGGATGGATCATTTGCCATTATTGAAAAGATCATTTCAAGTGGTGATAACACATGCATATGTGTCTGGAAACTTCGGTGCCGACCAGTAAAGTATGACTTGGTGACCGTTAACCATGTGCACAAAGTGTTATTCAAACAGTCTCCTACAGTAATTATTCAGCCTCTAGAAATAAGAAGTGTTAGTGTATTAATCAATGTGGAAAATGTTTCATATGTATGTGCACCTCCCAGCACTCTTTCTCTGTAG
- the LOC119175968 gene encoding uncharacterized protein LOC119175968 isoform X2 has product MCHGCRCAEVVFGCALNNNLRSIHTCTNKSSNAVIMYQLPKRKKRGPYKRYINHGSDFVLPRSTERGCQQREVPMDTSSSDDEAAGQASVSTDINGILRTDTLSSEDEQETSSDACSTAASRVTSAPVSPTTPELQATNDRPQHANPMVSHDTLLNDEELSMSDEDGSEQHDPGELPSEDDMQMPNSPTGPSHGGKSQFGELFTDVITERVVLSRGDILLMVLKHAVKNNLSFTGLTSMLDLINRIFEHPILPDSRYQLSKLLSKTGTTMTYYCFCPKCFTHIENAETNASFQCIQCGHRTSVSSLSDMPFFVTLDVESQLQRLLKDCALLDLTKPLHHDGSLGDLCDGEMYHKFAASTQQCGPRITFTLNADGTPLFKSSGTSIWPIQLIVNEIPAEQRMSKLVLAALWFWKEKPNMELFQNTFVKEMSHLSENGFVLERKGQLQTYKAYCICCAVDSVARAPMQGVTQFNGYFGCNWCLQKGERAGGSTKYPVQPLNPTERTESQMVEDMMTAVREGVTVNGVKTASPLIGLPYFNIVSGFVPDYMHCILLGVARQFLDLWFESSGYAYSLSRKQNMVDERLLAIRPPRDVKRLPRATKERRWWKAKELENWILYYSIPVLHGILERRYLEHWACLVEALHIMLQRSIETAEVNRAEKLLLEFHVRSEMLFGKAFMTYNMHQLTHIVKSIHDWGPLWAHSAFPFESGNGSLKEAIKAANGIPHQLCRVLQIENTVMELQDLTASPSVVLYCNSFDAKVTHKSKSSSDGTRFFGSGSCIPPACSSPEQEILPPSVKYRRMMVNGSILTDCLYASKKKTNTSVVQLLDGSFAIIEKIISSGDNTCICVWKLRCRPVKYDLVTVNHVHKVLFKQSPTVIIQPLEIRSVSVLINVENVSYVCAPPSTLSL; this is encoded by the exons ATGTGCCATGGTTGCCGTTGTGCTGAAGTGGTGTTCGGTTGTGCGCTCAACAACAATCTGAGGAGCATCCACACGTGCACCAACAAATCGTCTAATGCGGTCATAATGTATCAACTTccaaagagaaagaagagaggcCCATATAAACGATATATCAACCATGGATCGGACTTTGTGCTACCGAGAAGTACTGAGAGGGGTTGCCAACAGCGT GAGGTGCCTATGGACACATCCTCGTCTGATGATGAAGCAGCAGGACAAGCTTCAGTCTCGACAGATATAAATGGCATACTTCGAACTGATACGTTGAGTAGTGAGGATGAACAG GAAACTTCAAGCGATGCTTGTAGCACAGCAGCCTCCAGGGTGACATCTGCTCCGGTCAGTCCCACTACTCCAGAACTGCAAGCAACCAATGATAGGCCACAGCATGCCAACCCGATGGTTTCCCATGACACATTGCTAAATGATGAAGAG CTGTCCATGTCTGATGAGGATGGTTCAGAGCAACATGATCCTGGAGAGCTGCCTTCAGAAGATGACATG CAAATGCCTAACAGTCCCACGGGGCCGAGTCATGGTGGCAAGTCGCAGTTTGGAGAGTTATTTACTGATGTTATCACTGAAAGAGTGGTTTTGTCCAGAGGTGACATTCTCCTCATGGTGCTGAAGCACGCTGTGAAAAATAATTTGTCATTCACTGGGCTGACCAGCATGTTGGACCTTATTAACAGAATTTTCGAACATCCAATATTGCCTGATTCACGGTACCAGCTCTCCAAACTTTTGAGCAAAACTGGCACAACCATGACATATTATTGTTTTTGCCCCAAATGCTTCACACATATAGAAAATGCTGAAACAAATGCCTCTTTTCAGTGCATACAGTGTGGGCACAGAACGAGTGTTTCCAGTCTATCTGATATGCCTTTTTTTGTGACTCTTGATGTGGAATCACAGTTGCAAAGATTGTTGAAAGACTGTGCACTCCTTGACCTAACAAAGCCACTTCACCATGATGGCTCACTGGGTGATCTATGTGATGGTGAAATGTACCACAAATTCGCAGCTTCAACACAGCAGTGTGGGCCCAGAATCACCTTCACCCTAAATGCCGATGGCACACCGCTGTTCAAATCAAGTGGCACGTCCATTTGGCCTATTCAGTTAATTGTTAATGAGATCCCAGCTGAACAGAGAATGTCAAAACTCGTCCTTGCGGCATTGTGGTTTTGGAAGGAGAAACCAAATATGGAGCTTTTTCAGAACACATTTGTAAAGGAAATGAGCCACCTCAGTGAAAATGGCTTTGTGTTGGAGCGGAAGGGTCAACTGCAGACATACAAAGCTTATTGCATTTGTTGTGCAGTTGACTCTGTTGCCAGGGCACCTATGCAAGGTGTCACACAATTTAATGGTTATTTCGGATGTAACTGGTGTCTGCAGAAAGGTGAACGAGCTGGTGGTTCTACTAAGTACCCTGTTCAACCATTGAACCCCACTGAGCGCACTGAAAGCCAGATGGTCGAAGATATGATGACTGCAGTTAGGGAAGGTGTGACTGTTAATGGTGTTAAAACAGCATCTCCGTTGATCGGCCTGCCCTATTTTAATATCGTATCAGGCTTTGTCCCTGACTACATGCACTGTATTTTACTCGGTGTAGCACGGCAGTTTTTAGACTTGTGGTTTGAGTCATCAGGTTATGCCTACTCCCTCAGTCGCAAGCAAAACATGGTCGATGAGAGGCTTTTGGCTATCAGGCCACCGAGAGACGTGAAAAGATTGCCGCGAGCAACAAAAGAGCGGAGATGGTGGAAAGCTAAAGAGCTGGAGAATTGGATACTATATTACAGCATCCCAGTGCTCCATGGTATTCTGGAGAGAAGATACCTTGAGCATTGGGCATGCTTGGTGGAAGCTTTACATATTATGCTGCAGCGCAGTATCGAAACTGCTGAAGTTAACAGAGCAGAGAAACTCTTGTTAGAGTTTCATGTGCGCTCAGAAATGCTTTTTGGAAAAGCTTTCATGACATATAACATGCACCAGCTGACACATATTGTCAAGAGTATCCACGACTGGGGACCCCTGTGGGCACATTCCGCATTTCCATTTGAATCGGGAAATGGGAGCCTCAAAGAGGCCATCAAAGCTGCAAATGGAATTCCACACCAGCTGTGTAGAGTTCTGCAGATTGAAAACACTGTAATGGAGCTGCAGGATCTGACTGCCAGCCCTAGCGTGGTGCTGTATTGCAATTCTTTTGATGCCAAGGTCACTCACAAAAGCAAAAGCAGCAGTGATGGCACCCGTTTTTTTGGAAGTGGTTCTTGTATTCCACCAGCCTGTTCATCACCTGAGCAAGAAATTCTGCCACCCTCTGTAAAGTACAGAAGAATGATGGTAAACGGTTCAATCCTGACAGACTGCTTGTACGCGTCAAAGAAAAAGACTAATACTTCAGTTGTTCAACTCTTGGATGGATCATTTGCCATTATTGAAAAGATCATTTCAAGTGGTGATAACACATGCATATGTGTCTGGAAACTTCGGTGCCGACCAGTAAAGTATGACTTGGTGACCGTTAACCATGTGCACAAAGTGTTATTCAAACAGTCTCCTACAGTAATTATTCAGCCTCTAGAAATAAGAAGTGTTAGTGTATTAATCAATGTGGAAAATGTTTCATATGTATGTGCACCTCCCAGCACTCTTTCTCTGTAG
- the LOC119175968 gene encoding uncharacterized protein LOC119175968 isoform X3: MCHGCRCAEVVFGCALNNNLRSIHTCTNKSSNAVIMYQLPKRKKRGPYKRYINHGSDFVLPRSTERGCQQREVPMDTSSSDDEAAGQASVSTDINGILRTDTLSSEDEQETSSDACSTAASRVTSAPVSPTTPELQATNDRPQHANPMVSHDTLLNDEELSMSDEDGSEQHDPGELPSEDDMVGPSEVAKITQTWLMSLTAGGSLSLFRHWKCRIYER, from the exons ATGTGCCATGGTTGCCGTTGTGCTGAAGTGGTGTTCGGTTGTGCGCTCAACAACAATCTGAGGAGCATCCACACGTGCACCAACAAATCGTCTAATGCGGTCATAATGTATCAACTTccaaagagaaagaagagaggcCCATATAAACGATATATCAACCATGGATCGGACTTTGTGCTACCGAGAAGTACTGAGAGGGGTTGCCAACAGCGT GAGGTGCCTATGGACACATCCTCGTCTGATGATGAAGCAGCAGGACAAGCTTCAGTCTCGACAGATATAAATGGCATACTTCGAACTGATACGTTGAGTAGTGAGGATGAACAG GAAACTTCAAGCGATGCTTGTAGCACAGCAGCCTCCAGGGTGACATCTGCTCCGGTCAGTCCCACTACTCCAGAACTGCAAGCAACCAATGATAGGCCACAGCATGCCAACCCGATGGTTTCCCATGACACATTGCTAAATGATGAAGAG CTGTCCATGTCTGATGAGGATGGTTCAGAGCAACATGATCCTGGAGAGCTGCCTTCAGAAGATGACATGGTAGGTCCATCGGAAGTTGCAAAAATTACACAAACATGGCTGATGTCATTAACTGCTGGGGGATCACTTAGCTTGTTTAGGCATTGGAAATGCAGAATTTATGAACGGTAA